A genome region from Defluviimonas aquaemixtae includes the following:
- a CDS encoding branched-chain amino acid ABC transporter permease has product MKLAGALPNTAIFAALVAVAVIADATGNPYIVTLATRVAILGLAGVGLNLALGYGGLVSFGHAAFFGIGGYVTAILASHAASGTPVATFPFTMTGTNEMLAIWPFAILVSGLAALVIGALSLRTTGVYFIMVTLAFAQMLYYFAVSWPAYGGEDGLSFYVRNSFPGANTFAPLQFFAICAAALCVTMILVALLTQSRFGLALRAAKQNETRVIASGIKPFAVRLTAFVLSGMVAGLAGALFADLNRFVSPAMLSWHMSGEIMVFVILGGVGRLAGPIAGAAVFIALEYLLGPVSDHWQALLGLMLILIVLFAPKGLMGLALGRRGHV; this is encoded by the coding sequence ATGAAGCTCGCCGGCGCCCTTCCGAACACCGCGATCTTCGCCGCGCTGGTCGCGGTCGCGGTGATCGCCGATGCGACCGGCAACCCCTACATCGTCACGCTCGCCACCCGTGTCGCGATCCTTGGCCTGGCGGGCGTCGGTCTCAACCTCGCGCTCGGCTATGGCGGACTCGTCTCGTTTGGGCATGCCGCCTTCTTCGGGATCGGCGGATACGTGACGGCCATCCTCGCGAGCCATGCCGCGAGCGGCACTCCCGTCGCGACCTTCCCATTCACGATGACGGGCACGAACGAGATGTTGGCGATCTGGCCCTTCGCGATCCTCGTCTCCGGCCTCGCGGCGCTGGTGATCGGGGCGCTCTCCTTACGCACCACCGGCGTCTACTTCATCATGGTGACGCTCGCCTTCGCGCAGATGCTCTACTATTTCGCCGTCTCGTGGCCCGCCTATGGCGGCGAGGACGGGCTGTCGTTCTACGTCCGCAACAGCTTTCCCGGCGCGAACACCTTCGCGCCCTTGCAGTTTTTTGCGATCTGCGCCGCGGCGCTCTGCGTGACGATGATCCTTGTCGCGCTCCTGACGCAGTCGCGCTTCGGCCTCGCGCTGAGGGCCGCGAAACAGAACGAGACGCGCGTCATTGCGTCTGGCATCAAGCCCTTCGCGGTCCGTCTCACGGCCTTCGTGCTGTCGGGCATGGTCGCGGGGCTGGCCGGGGCGCTCTTTGCCGATCTCAACCGCTTCGTGAGCCCCGCGATGCTGAGCTGGCACATGTCGGGCGAGATCATGGTCTTCGTGATCCTCGGCGGCGTCGGGCGGCTGGCCGGGCCGATCGCGGGAGCAGCGGTGTTCATCGCGCTCGAGTACCTTCTGGGCCCCGTCAGCGACCATTGGCAGGCACTGCTGGGCCTGATGCTGATCCTCATCGTCCTCTTCGCGCCGAAAGGGCTCATGGGGCTCGCGCTCGGAAGGCGGGGCCATGTCTGA
- a CDS encoding branched-chain amino acid ABC transporter permease codes for MLLAEQVLNGLQYGMMLFLMAAGLTLVFGVMGLINLAHGSLYMAGAFACAAVAAVTGSFWVGLAASLAAAAGLGALVEIVVIRRLYARDHLDQVLATFALILVFSEGTRWLFGSFPLYLSLPPVLSGAVTLPGGLVYPAFRLAIIVIGAAIAVGLFWLIGRTRLGIRIRAGEADREMIAALGVDIAKLYTMVFALGAALAGLAGALVGSVQSVQVGMGEPVLILAFVVIVIGGIGSIKGALVGALLVGMTDTLGKALLPTFFARFMDASSATSVGSALASMLIYVLMALVLVVRPTGLYGARI; via the coding sequence ATGCTTTTGGCCGAGCAGGTCCTGAATGGCCTGCAATACGGGATGATGCTGTTTCTCATGGCCGCCGGGCTGACTTTGGTCTTCGGCGTGATGGGGCTCATCAACCTCGCGCATGGCTCGCTCTACATGGCGGGCGCCTTCGCTTGCGCGGCGGTGGCTGCAGTGACCGGCTCCTTCTGGGTCGGCCTCGCGGCGAGCCTTGCCGCCGCCGCCGGACTTGGCGCGCTCGTTGAGATCGTCGTCATCCGCCGCCTCTACGCGCGCGACCATCTCGACCAGGTGCTGGCCACCTTCGCGCTGATCCTCGTCTTTTCCGAGGGTACAAGGTGGCTCTTTGGCTCCTTTCCCCTCTATCTGTCGCTGCCGCCGGTCCTGTCAGGCGCGGTGACGCTTCCCGGCGGGCTCGTCTATCCGGCTTTCCGGCTCGCGATCATCGTGATCGGGGCGGCCATCGCCGTCGGCCTCTTCTGGCTCATCGGCCGCACCCGCCTTGGTATCCGCATCCGCGCGGGCGAGGCGGATCGGGAGATGATCGCGGCGCTCGGCGTCGATATCGCGAAGCTCTACACGATGGTCTTCGCCCTCGGCGCCGCCCTCGCGGGCCTCGCGGGTGCGCTTGTCGGCTCGGTCCAGTCGGTGCAGGTCGGGATGGGAGAGCCGGTGCTGATCCTCGCCTTCGTGGTGATCGTCATCGGCGGTATCGGTTCGATTAAGGGCGCTCTCGTCGGGGCGCTTCTCGTGGGCATGACCGACACGCTCGGCAAGGCGCTGCTGCCCACATTCTTCGCCCGTTTCATGGACGCGTCCAGCGCGACCTCGGTCGGCTCCGCGCTGGCGTCCATGCTGATCTACGTGCTCATGGCCCTCGTCCTCGTCGTCAGACCGACGGGTCTCTACGGGGCGCGGATATGA
- a CDS encoding ABC transporter substrate-binding protein: MHLKRTLMAGIAAVALAGAASAEGVKVGMITTLSGGGAGLGIDVRDGFQLALKMAGDAGAEVELIVEDDQQKPDIAVQLADKMIQSDQVDVLTGIIWSNLAMAVVPAAVAQGKFYLSPNAGPSALAGAGCDKNYFNVAWQNDNLHEAAGAYANSAGYKNSFMLAPNYPAGTDAIAGYKRFYDGEAAGEVYTQLGQTDYAAEIAQVRASGADSVFFFLPGGMGIAFMKQYAESGVGIPLVGPAFSFDQGILQAVGDAALGVKNTSQWNKDIDNEANKAFVEAFQSEYGRLPSLYASQGYDTANLILSAMAKADVADQDAFRAALEEADFASVRGDFRFGPNHHPIQDIYVREVVKEGDVFTNKIIGVALEDHADAYAAECKM; this comes from the coding sequence ATGCATCTGAAACGTACCCTCATGGCCGGGATCGCCGCCGTGGCGCTCGCCGGCGCAGCCTCCGCCGAAGGCGTGAAGGTCGGGATGATCACGACGCTCTCGGGCGGCGGTGCGGGGCTCGGCATCGACGTGCGCGACGGGTTCCAGCTCGCGCTCAAGATGGCGGGCGACGCCGGGGCGGAGGTCGAGCTGATCGTCGAGGATGACCAGCAGAAGCCCGACATCGCGGTCCAGCTTGCCGACAAGATGATCCAGTCCGACCAGGTCGACGTTCTGACCGGCATCATCTGGTCGAACCTCGCGATGGCCGTGGTGCCCGCCGCCGTGGCGCAGGGCAAGTTCTATCTCTCGCCCAATGCCGGCCCCTCGGCCCTTGCGGGCGCGGGCTGCGACAAGAACTACTTCAACGTCGCCTGGCAGAACGACAACCTGCACGAAGCGGCCGGGGCCTACGCGAATTCAGCGGGTTACAAGAACTCCTTCATGCTCGCGCCGAACTATCCGGCGGGCACGGACGCGATCGCCGGCTACAAGCGGTTCTACGATGGCGAGGCGGCGGGCGAGGTCTACACGCAGCTCGGCCAGACCGACTACGCCGCAGAGATCGCGCAGGTCCGCGCCTCTGGCGCAGATTCCGTGTTTTTCTTCCTGCCGGGCGGGATGGGCATCGCATTCATGAAGCAATACGCTGAGTCGGGCGTCGGTATTCCGCTCGTCGGCCCGGCCTTCTCCTTCGATCAGGGCATCCTTCAGGCGGTGGGCGACGCGGCACTCGGCGTCAAGAACACCTCGCAGTGGAACAAGGACATCGACAACGAAGCCAACAAGGCCTTCGTCGAGGCGTTCCAGTCGGAATACGGCCGGCTGCCCTCGCTCTATGCGAGCCAGGGATACGACACGGCGAACCTGATCCTTTCGGCGATGGCCAAGGCGGACGTGGCCGATCAGGACGCCTTCCGCGCCGCGTTGGAGGAGGCCGATTTCGCCTCGGTGCGCGGTGATTTCAGGTTCGGCCCGAACCACCATCCCATCCAGGACATCTACGTCCGCGAGGTGGTGAAAGAGGGCGACGTCTTCACCAACAAGATCATCGGCGTGGCGCTCGAGGACCATGCAGATGCCTACGCGGCCGAATGCAAGATGTGA
- a CDS encoding AMP-binding protein, which yields MLGPSAHIDTFTRDNLPPPDLWPEIRLAGFDYPERLNVAQELTDAMVEKGFGDHTALIGNGRIRTYKELADWSGRIAHALVEDYGVKPGNRVLIRSANNPAMVACWLAATKAGAVVVNTMPMLRAGELSKIVDKAEIGLALCDTRLMDEIVACAKGSKFLKKVVGFDGTANHDAELDRVALQKPVHFDAVETGRDDVALLGFTSGTTGEPKATMHFHRDLMIIADGYAKEVLNVTPDDVFVGSPPLAFTFGLGGLAVFPLRFGAAAALLETASPPNLISIIQQLKATVCFTAPTAYRVMLKAMDEGADLSSLRAAVSAGETLPAPVYEEWIAKTGKPMLDGIGATEMLHIFITNRFDDHRPASTGKPVTGYEAKVVDEEGRECPCGTPGRLAVKGPTGCRYLADERQKSYVRSGWNITGDTFVQTEDGYFHFAARNDDIIVSSGYNIAGPEVEAALLAHDDVLECAVVGAPDETRGEVVEAHVVLAEGVKPDGATVFRLQEHVKRSIAPYKYPRRIVFTGALPKTPTGKIQRFRLRQKH from the coding sequence ATGCTGGGACCATCGGCCCATATCGACACCTTCACCCGCGACAACCTGCCGCCGCCCGATCTTTGGCCGGAGATTCGACTGGCGGGTTTCGATTATCCCGAGCGGTTGAACGTGGCCCAAGAATTGACCGACGCGATGGTCGAGAAAGGCTTTGGGGACCACACGGCGCTGATCGGCAACGGCCGCATCCGGACCTACAAGGAGCTTGCCGACTGGTCGGGGCGGATCGCTCATGCACTGGTCGAGGATTATGGAGTAAAGCCCGGGAATCGCGTTCTGATCCGGTCGGCCAACAACCCAGCCATGGTGGCCTGCTGGCTGGCCGCCACCAAGGCGGGCGCGGTCGTCGTGAACACGATGCCCATGCTGCGTGCGGGGGAGCTCTCGAAGATCGTCGACAAGGCCGAGATCGGGCTCGCGCTCTGCGACACGCGGTTGATGGACGAAATCGTGGCCTGCGCGAAGGGGTCGAAATTCCTCAAGAAGGTCGTCGGTTTCGATGGTACGGCGAATCACGACGCCGAGCTCGACCGGGTTGCGCTGCAGAAGCCGGTGCATTTCGACGCGGTGGAGACCGGACGCGACGATGTGGCGCTCCTGGGCTTCACGTCCGGCACGACGGGGGAGCCCAAGGCCACGATGCATTTCCACCGCGACCTGATGATCATCGCGGACGGCTACGCGAAGGAGGTGCTGAACGTCACGCCCGACGACGTCTTCGTCGGTTCGCCGCCCTTGGCATTCACCTTCGGGCTAGGCGGGCTCGCTGTCTTTCCATTGCGCTTCGGTGCGGCGGCGGCACTTCTGGAGACCGCCTCGCCGCCCAACCTGATCTCCATCATCCAACAGTTGAAGGCGACGGTTTGCTTCACGGCGCCAACGGCTTACCGGGTGATGTTGAAAGCGATGGACGAGGGCGCGGACCTCTCTTCGCTGCGCGCCGCCGTCAGTGCGGGTGAAACCTTGCCGGCGCCGGTCTACGAGGAATGGATCGCGAAGACCGGCAAGCCGATGCTTGACGGGATCGGCGCGACCGAGATGCTCCATATCTTCATCACCAATCGCTTTGACGATCACCGCCCGGCCTCGACCGGCAAGCCGGTGACGGGTTACGAGGCGAAGGTGGTGGACGAGGAGGGCCGCGAATGCCCGTGCGGCACGCCGGGGCGGCTGGCCGTGAAGGGCCCGACGGGGTGCCGCTATCTCGCCGACGAGCGACAGAAATCGTATGTCCGAAGCGGCTGGAACATCACCGGCGACACGTTCGTGCAGACCGAGGACGGCTATTTCCACTTCGCCGCGCGCAACGACGACATCATCGTGTCCTCGGGCTACAACATCGCGGGGCCGGAGGTGGAGGCGGCACTTCTCGCCCATGACGACGTCCTGGAATGCGCTGTCGTCGGCGCGCCGGACGAGACGCGGGGAGAGGTCGTCGAGGCGCATGTGGTTCTGGCCGAGGGCGTGAAGCCGGATGGGGCGACCGTTTTCAGGCTGCAGGAGCATGTGAAGCGGTCGATCGCGCCCTACAAGTATCCGCGCCGCATCGTCTTCACCGGCGCGCTGCCCAAGACCCCGACCGGCAAGATCCAGCGCTTCAGGCTGAGGCAAAAGCATTGA
- a CDS encoding RidA family protein, which yields MSPHEILHPKGWTPAKGYANGISARGRMIFTGGLVGWNAEGAFETDDFAGQVAQVLRNVVAVLAEGGARPEHLVRLTWYVTDKRDYLASLAEIGRAYREIIGRHYPAMALVQVVALVEDRAKVEIEATAVVPEE from the coding sequence ATGAGCCCGCACGAGATCCTGCATCCGAAGGGCTGGACGCCCGCGAAGGGCTATGCGAACGGCATTTCCGCGAGGGGGCGGATGATCTTCACCGGCGGGCTCGTCGGCTGGAACGCGGAGGGCGCGTTCGAGACCGACGACTTCGCCGGACAGGTCGCGCAAGTCTTGAGGAACGTCGTGGCGGTGCTGGCCGAAGGCGGGGCGCGGCCCGAGCACCTCGTCCGCCTCACCTGGTACGTCACCGACAAGCGCGACTATCTCGCAAGCCTCGCCGAGATCGGCCGCGCGTATCGTGAGATCATCGGGCGGCACTACCCGGCGATGGCGCTGGTGCAGGTCGTAGCGCTGGTCGAGGACCGCGCGAAGGTGGAAATCGAGGCGACGGCCGTCGTGCCGGAGGAGTAG
- a CDS encoding acyl-CoA thioesterase: MSFSRDFTVQFGHCDPAGIIFFPRYFEMLNATVEAFFAEALNYSFTRIHIDEGCGVPTAHLDVDFRAPSRLADILTFTLNVVRIGGSSASFETRVTCGEELRMTVRQVIVWTGPGLRPARWPAGLAVALGAHLTGEEAAT, encoded by the coding sequence ATGAGCTTTTCCCGCGACTTCACCGTGCAGTTCGGCCATTGCGACCCGGCCGGGATCATCTTCTTCCCGCGCTACTTCGAGATGCTGAACGCGACCGTCGAGGCGTTCTTTGCCGAGGCGCTAAACTATTCCTTCACGCGCATCCACATCGACGAGGGCTGCGGCGTGCCGACCGCCCATCTCGACGTCGACTTCCGCGCGCCCTCGCGGCTCGCCGACATCCTCACCTTCACCCTGAACGTCGTCCGTATCGGCGGGTCGAGCGCGAGTTTCGAGACCCGCGTGACCTGCGGGGAGGAACTGCGCATGACCGTCCGGCAGGTCATCGTCTGGACCGGGCCCGGGCTGAGGCCCGCGCGCTGGCCGGCCGGGCTGGCGGTGGCGCTCGGGGCGCATCTGACCGGGGAGGAGGCCGCGACATGA
- a CDS encoding acyl-CoA dehydrogenase family protein: MADRSFLDWPFFTSAHRELAGRLEDWCAAHLPVAHGDVDAACRGLVATLGAGGWLVHTGAGEGERLDIRTLCLIRETLARHDGLADFAFAMQGLGMGAVSLFGTAEQREWLQRTRGGGAIAGFALTEPGAGSDVAATATVAERVGGGWRLSGEKTYISNGGIADVYVVIARTGEGPGAKRLSAFLMPADAPGLTVAERIEVMAPHPLARLKLDGVALPEAALIGEPGGGFKVAMTVLDHFRPTVGAAALGFARRALDAAVERARRPRPSGLLADYQMVQGHVADMSLKIDAAALLVYRAAWAKDRGAARISREAAMAKLYATEAAQEVVDMAVQLHGGDGVRTGIAVERLYREIRALRIYEGASDVQRLVIARSLLA; the protein is encoded by the coding sequence GTGGCAGACAGGAGCTTTCTCGACTGGCCGTTCTTCACGTCCGCCCACCGCGAGCTTGCGGGGCGGCTCGAGGACTGGTGCGCCGCGCATCTGCCGGTGGCGCATGGCGATGTCGACGCGGCCTGCCGAGGGCTGGTGGCAACACTGGGTGCGGGCGGCTGGCTGGTTCACACGGGGGCGGGCGAAGGGGAGCGGCTGGACATCCGCACGCTCTGCCTCATCCGCGAGACGCTGGCGCGGCATGACGGGCTTGCCGATTTCGCCTTCGCGATGCAGGGGCTCGGCATGGGGGCGGTGAGCCTTTTCGGCACGGCGGAGCAGCGGGAATGGCTCCAGCGGACGCGGGGCGGCGGGGCGATCGCGGGCTTTGCGCTGACCGAGCCGGGGGCGGGGTCGGACGTCGCGGCGACGGCGACGGTGGCCGAGCGGGTGGGGGGTGGCTGGCGGTTGTCGGGCGAGAAGACCTACATCTCGAACGGCGGCATCGCGGATGTCTACGTCGTCATCGCGCGGACGGGAGAGGGGCCGGGCGCGAAGCGGCTGTCGGCTTTCCTCATGCCCGCCGATGCGCCGGGTCTCACGGTCGCCGAGCGGATCGAGGTCATGGCGCCGCACCCGCTCGCACGGCTGAAGCTGGACGGCGTGGCGCTGCCCGAGGCTGCGCTGATCGGCGAGCCGGGCGGGGGCTTCAAGGTCGCAATGACGGTGCTCGACCATTTCCGCCCGACCGTCGGCGCGGCGGCTCTGGGCTTCGCCCGGCGCGCGCTCGACGCGGCCGTTGAGCGCGCGAGGAGGCCGCGGCCCTCGGGGTTGCTCGCCGACTACCAGATGGTGCAGGGGCATGTGGCCGACATGAGCCTCAAGATCGACGCCGCCGCGCTGCTTGTCTACCGCGCGGCGTGGGCGAAGGACCGGGGCGCGGCGCGGATCAGCCGCGAGGCGGCGATGGCGAAGCTCTACGCGACCGAGGCGGCGCAAGAGGTCGTCGACATGGCGGTCCAGCTGCACGGCGGCGACGGGGTCAGGACCGGCATAGCGGTCGAGAGACTCTACCGCGAGATCCGGGCGCTTCGCATCTACGAAGGCGCCTCGGACGTCCAGCGGCTTGTCATTGCGCGGAGTCTTCTCGCATGA
- a CDS encoding enoyl-CoA hydratase family protein produces MREIQGLKPEHFLWKVEDRIATIRLNRPERKNPLTFESYAELRDTFRALPEAADVEVVVLASNGGNFCSGGDVHDIIGPLVDMDMKGLLAFTRMTGDLVKAMIHCGKPVVAAVDGICVGAGAILAMASDLRLATPQAKCAFLFTRVGLAGCDMGACAMLPRIIGQGRAAELLYTGRVMTGEEGHAWGFWNALHEWEDLEDEAMKLAHALAEGPTFAHGITKTQLNQEWSMGLDQAIEAEAQAQAICMKTRDFERAYRAFAAKEKPVFEGD; encoded by the coding sequence ATGAGAGAGATTCAGGGGCTGAAGCCCGAGCATTTTCTCTGGAAGGTCGAGGACCGGATCGCGACGATCCGGCTGAACCGGCCCGAGCGCAAGAACCCCCTGACCTTCGAGAGCTATGCCGAGCTGCGCGACACCTTCCGCGCGCTGCCCGAGGCCGCGGATGTGGAGGTCGTGGTGCTCGCCTCGAATGGAGGCAATTTCTGCTCGGGCGGGGACGTGCACGACATCATCGGGCCGCTTGTCGACATGGACATGAAGGGGCTTCTCGCCTTCACCCGGATGACCGGCGATCTGGTCAAGGCGATGATCCACTGCGGCAAGCCGGTGGTCGCGGCGGTCGACGGCATCTGCGTCGGCGCAGGCGCGATCCTCGCCATGGCCTCGGACCTCAGGCTGGCGACACCGCAGGCGAAATGCGCTTTCCTCTTCACGCGCGTGGGGCTCGCGGGCTGCGACATGGGCGCCTGCGCGATGCTGCCGCGGATCATCGGGCAGGGCCGCGCGGCGGAGCTTCTCTATACCGGCCGGGTGATGACCGGGGAGGAGGGACACGCCTGGGGCTTCTGGAACGCGCTTCACGAATGGGAGGATCTGGAGGACGAGGCGATGAAGCTCGCGCACGCGCTGGCCGAGGGCCCGACCTTCGCACACGGGATCACCAAGACCCAGCTCAACCAGGAATGGTCGATGGGGCTCGACCAGGCGATCGAGGCCGAGGCGCAGGCCCAGGCGATCTGCATGAAGACGCGGGATTTCGAGCGGGCGTACCGGGCCTTCGCCGCGAAGGAGAAGCCGGTCTTCGAGGGGGATTGA
- a CDS encoding MarR family winged helix-turn-helix transcriptional regulator has product MSELSKRRLKAWIRLLGVTRAAENHLRAYLRVHHKTTLPRFDVMAALYRRREGVTMSELSRMLLVSNGNATAVVDRLEGEGFVRRLPSETDRRTIHVALTPAGLRQFEGLAADHEAEVDTLFARLTERDLDTLTDILRRAKGGPA; this is encoded by the coding sequence ATGAGCGAGCTTTCCAAGCGCCGCCTCAAGGCCTGGATCCGGCTCCTCGGCGTCACGCGCGCCGCCGAGAACCATTTGCGCGCATATCTCCGCGTCCATCACAAGACGACGCTGCCGCGCTTCGACGTGATGGCGGCGCTCTACCGCCGCCGCGAGGGCGTGACGATGAGCGAGCTTTCGCGGATGCTTCTGGTCTCGAACGGCAACGCGACCGCCGTGGTGGACCGGCTCGAGGGCGAGGGGTTCGTCCGCCGCCTGCCGTCCGAGACCGACCGGCGCACGATCCACGTCGCGCTGACGCCGGCGGGCCTGCGCCAGTTCGAGGGGCTCGCCGCCGATCACGAGGCGGAGGTCGACACGCTGTTCGCGAGGCTCACGGAACGCGATCTCGACACGCTCACCGATATCCTGAGACGCGCGAAGGGAGGACCGGCATGA
- a CDS encoding SDR family NAD(P)-dependent oxidoreductase has translation MSMAGKRVLITGGGTGTGADLARGFSEAGAEVVIAGRRMEPLETVARGNGGIRAIRADVTDEGSVAALFAEAGPQDIVIANAGAADSAPFTRTTLDEWNAMLAVNLTGVFLTFREGLKGMSAGGRLIAVASVASLRGLAYTAGYTAAKHGVLGLVRSVALEVAKKEITANAICPGFIDTEMTGRTVVNIMAKTGRTREEALAALTATSPLGRLIRPAEVTSSALWLASPGAAAVNGQAIVLNGGDA, from the coding sequence ATGAGCATGGCGGGCAAGCGCGTCCTCATCACCGGCGGCGGCACCGGAACCGGTGCGGACCTGGCGCGCGGGTTTTCCGAGGCGGGCGCGGAGGTCGTGATCGCCGGACGCCGGATGGAGCCGCTTGAGACGGTGGCGCGCGGCAACGGAGGAATCCGGGCGATCCGGGCCGACGTGACCGACGAAGGCTCCGTCGCGGCGCTGTTCGCGGAGGCCGGGCCCCAGGATATCGTCATCGCGAATGCGGGGGCGGCCGATAGCGCGCCGTTCACCCGCACGACGCTCGATGAGTGGAACGCGATGCTCGCGGTGAACCTGACGGGCGTGTTCCTCACCTTCCGCGAGGGGCTGAAGGGGATGAGCGCAGGCGGAAGGCTGATCGCCGTCGCGTCGGTCGCGTCGCTCAGGGGGCTCGCCTACACCGCCGGATACACGGCGGCGAAGCACGGCGTTTTGGGCCTCGTCCGGTCCGTCGCGCTCGAAGTGGCGAAGAAGGAAATCACGGCGAACGCGATCTGCCCCGGCTTCATCGACACCGAGATGACCGGGCGCACCGTCGTTAACATCATGGCCAAGACCGGGCGCACGCGCGAGGAGGCGCTGGCCGCGCTAACCGCGACCAGCCCGCTCGGCCGTCTCATCCGACCCGCCGAGGTGACATCCTCGGCGCTTTGGCTCGCGTCGCCCGGCGCTGCCGCGGTCAACGGACAGGCGATCGTGCTGAACGGGGGCGACGCATGA